One Thermodesulfobacteriota bacterium genomic region harbors:
- a CDS encoding glycosyltransferase, whose protein sequence is MSQKKSPLMSVIITTIGSYESIRTTVKYLRRQTVKEHLEVIIISPQMDVPESDRAGFSDFYDVILMEADLDHGLYDAWVSAVNRAGAPVVAFGENHAFPEPQWAEALIEAHEGPWAGVGSVIKNANPGSTNSRAQQYMTYGRYSEPVESGETDDLPGHNVSYKRSILLEYGSDLRYMLIRTNIMNMDLRSQGYRLYMEGKAGVNHVNVSKTVSILLDLFYNGQIYTAALAHYKRWSPAKRFLYALLEPLIILKHFQGTLHAIRRAGKRNELIPAALPIIITGLTAHFIGKLWGYAAGFGTVQKRINSFEFDRFKYITDQDIKRVSNL, encoded by the coding sequence ATGAGCCAGAAAAAGTCCCCGCTGATGTCGGTAATAATCACGACCATAGGCAGCTACGAATCCATACGCACGACCGTCAAATACCTGAGGAGGCAAACGGTAAAGGAACATCTGGAAGTCATAATCATATCTCCGCAAATGGACGTGCCCGAATCGGATCGGGCTGGTTTCAGTGACTTTTACGACGTAATCCTCATGGAAGCCGACCTCGACCACGGTCTCTATGACGCCTGGGTGAGCGCCGTGAACCGGGCGGGCGCGCCTGTCGTCGCTTTCGGCGAGAACCACGCATTCCCCGAGCCGCAGTGGGCCGAGGCTTTAATAGAAGCCCACGAAGGGCCCTGGGCTGGCGTGGGCAGCGTCATCAAGAACGCCAACCCCGGAAGCACAAACAGCCGTGCGCAGCAGTACATGACCTATGGACGTTATTCCGAGCCTGTGGAGTCAGGCGAAACCGACGACCTCCCTGGACACAACGTCTCGTACAAACGCTCCATACTCCTCGAATACGGGAGCGACCTCAGGTATATGCTCATAAGAACAAATATAATGAACATGGACCTCCGGTCGCAGGGCTACCGCCTCTACATGGAGGGCAAAGCCGGGGTCAATCACGTCAACGTATCGAAGACCGTATCCATTCTATTAGACCTGTTTTATAACGGACAGATATATACGGCCGCCCTCGCCCATTATAAAAGATGGTCGCCGGCGAAACGGTTTCTTTACGCGCTCCTTGAGCCACTGATCATCCTTAAACACTTCCAGGGCACATTGCACGCCATCAGGCGCGCGGGAAAGCGGAACGAGCTCATTCCCGCAGCACTGCCGATCATCATTACGGGGCTCACAGCTCACTTCATCGGAAAGTTATGGGGCTATGCCGCCGGGTTCGGAACCGTGCAGAAGAGAATAAACAGCTTTGAATTCGACAGATTTAAATACATCACAGATCAGGATATAAAACGTGTATCGAATCTATGA
- a CDS encoding SDR family oxidoreductase yields the protein MALPVPDVSKNLFDLNGYCSIVTGAGKGIGLTLSQALAYQGSDLVLVGRSPGDLDAAADTVRATGRKARTVVTDVTAEDAPELIVNAAMDMSRRIDVLINNAGFMTFADMLTVDDKTWDDIYSVNVRAPMRIMKAVLKEMVKAGRGSVINIGSSWSSRASVFNQDGGGVDYCSSKAALQTLTRAAAQDVAPKGVRVNNIAPGAVDTPMHADHRDLLYQFVKYIPMGRMGMAEDLAGTTVFLASDASTFITGQTIHVNGGMLMVD from the coding sequence ATGGCCCTTCCCGTACCGGACGTTTCTAAGAATCTATTCGACTTGAACGGTTACTGCAGCATAGTTACAGGCGCAGGAAAGGGGATAGGCCTGACTTTATCCCAGGCGCTCGCTTATCAGGGGAGTGACCTCGTCCTTGTGGGCAGGAGTCCCGGCGATCTCGATGCTGCAGCGGATACGGTACGCGCGACAGGGCGCAAAGCAAGAACTGTCGTTACGGACGTGACGGCTGAGGACGCGCCTGAGTTGATCGTAAACGCAGCTATGGATATGAGCCGCAGGATCGACGTGCTTATCAATAACGCAGGGTTCATGACTTTCGCCGATATGCTCACGGTCGACGACAAGACCTGGGATGATATTTACTCGGTAAACGTCCGGGCCCCGATGAGGATAATGAAGGCGGTACTTAAAGAGATGGTGAAAGCCGGGCGGGGCAGCGTAATTAATATCGGGAGCTCGTGGTCGTCCCGGGCTTCGGTTTTCAACCAGGACGGCGGAGGTGTGGACTATTGCTCTTCGAAAGCGGCCCTTCAGACCTTGACCAGGGCTGCGGCCCAGGACGTGGCTCCCAAAGGAGTTCGCGTTAACAACATCGCCCCGGGAGCGGTCGACACGCCTATGCACGCAGACCACCGGGATCTGCTGTACCAATTCGTAAAATACATCCCAATGGGACGCATGGGCATGGCTGAAGACTTGGCCGGGACGACTGTGTTTCTGGCCTCAGATGCGAGCACATTCATCACCGGCCAGACGATACATGTAAACGGCGGCATGCTCATGGTGGACTGA
- a CDS encoding SDR family NAD(P)-dependent oxidoreductase, translating to MKLGNKVALITGGSLGLGKATAFLFAEEGAKVIITGRTEKTLKEAVAEGKKKGFDIEYLVSDVSSEDDCKEAVDYAIKKYGKIDILFNNAGILPTGFTHETDSKTWDKIFAINVKGTYMMSKYALPHMIKAGYGCIVNNSSVLGLKAVPGVAAYNATKGAVTQLTRSMALEYADKGIRVNAICPGTIDTPMVDGLLEQMPDRAEAEKLFKSFHPVGRFGTAEEIAHSVLFLCDDNVGFMTGTMLSVDGGWIAK from the coding sequence ATGAAGCTCGGAAACAAAGTAGCCCTCATAACGGGCGGCAGCCTGGGACTAGGAAAAGCGACGGCATTCCTTTTTGCCGAGGAAGGCGCAAAGGTTATCATCACAGGAAGGACTGAGAAGACGCTCAAGGAAGCGGTCGCGGAAGGAAAGAAAAAGGGGTTCGACATAGAATACCTCGTAAGCGACGTATCCAGCGAAGACGACTGCAAGGAAGCGGTCGATTACGCTATAAAGAAATACGGCAAGATCGACATTCTGTTCAATAACGCCGGGATACTCCCGACCGGATTTACACATGAGACCGATTCGAAAACGTGGGATAAAATATTCGCTATTAACGTGAAAGGGACGTATATGATGTCGAAATATGCGCTCCCCCATATGATCAAGGCGGGCTACGGATGCATTGTCAACAACTCATCGGTGCTAGGGCTAAAGGCTGTGCCCGGCGTCGCCGCGTACAACGCCACCAAGGGCGCCGTGACGCAGCTCACGCGCAGCATGGCCCTCGAATATGCCGACAAGGGGATACGGGTGAACGCGATATGCCCCGGGACCATAGATACGCCGATGGTGGACGGACTCCTCGAGCAGATGCCCGACAGGGCCGAGGCGGAGAAGCTCTTCAAGTCCTTTCACCCCGTAGGACGCTTCGGTACCGCCGAGGAAATAGCCCATTCGGTGCTGTTCCTATGCGACGACAACGTGGGATTTATGACCGGGACCATGCTTTCCGTGGACGGGGGATGGATAGCGAAGTAG
- a CDS encoding nucleotidyltransferase domain-containing protein, with translation MSLKAFLFKISRSKGGGVIGRWAYILCSGFVSLVFRLTTEIRSVYLAGSMSNGDIAPGLSDIDFVIVIKDLSALDEYRLINRLETKLRYLLPPFGKDKLGTHVLIYSAGEWALVGDLFSGKSYGRPRKLFQKDEMIYSHTFGRIVKGLHHFYKAHWRLEAIQQNLGYQADNGLERALRERVLERSFQSIENGFREARKDEETPAPYVSLRNEIRKLMSKTDKTDSLYEMILIRLLHFFDISAGICFPDSPQEEREDITMKAPVNMESEKHRSKEFMTGVPEAIEREVRTHSILFSRMMYDDVYLYDPAYYKTSEKLIGYYSGKRERSLRVMSRDRFEKFCLTLPEDSVRFIDIRNGEPLTLTGKLCTDGLLIRTYAIFPQLRCPRNLEDYGRYESFRNNAERLVRGFEVANIREPAYEALQAAVVKENAMNRDEKSVYDRYLDLRALSEALRNNLMEFLSSDHEN, from the coding sequence ATGAGCCTCAAAGCTTTTTTATTTAAAATCAGCCGGTCAAAAGGGGGCGGAGTAATCGGAAGATGGGCATATATATTGTGCTCGGGATTCGTGTCCCTGGTTTTCCGTCTGACCACCGAAATACGCTCGGTATACCTCGCCGGAAGCATGTCGAACGGAGACATCGCACCCGGGTTGAGCGACATAGATTTTGTTATCGTGATTAAGGACCTTAGCGCGCTTGACGAATACAGGCTCATTAATAGGCTCGAAACAAAACTCAGGTATCTGCTGCCGCCCTTTGGAAAAGACAAATTGGGGACTCACGTTCTGATTTACTCAGCCGGCGAATGGGCTCTCGTGGGTGATCTTTTTTCCGGTAAAAGCTATGGACGGCCGCGGAAGTTATTTCAAAAGGATGAGATGATCTACAGCCACACTTTCGGGAGAATCGTGAAAGGGCTGCACCACTTTTACAAAGCGCACTGGAGGCTAGAGGCAATTCAGCAGAATTTAGGTTATCAGGCCGATAACGGACTAGAGCGCGCGCTCAGGGAGAGAGTGCTGGAAAGAAGCTTTCAATCGATAGAAAACGGCTTCCGCGAGGCCCGGAAAGACGAGGAAACGCCCGCTCCATATGTAAGCCTGAGAAATGAGATAAGAAAGCTAATGAGCAAAACAGATAAAACCGACTCCCTTTATGAGATGATACTAATCAGACTCCTTCATTTTTTTGATATTTCGGCGGGTATCTGCTTTCCGGATTCCCCGCAGGAGGAGCGTGAAGATATAACCATGAAGGCTCCAGTTAATATGGAAAGCGAGAAGCATAGATCGAAAGAGTTCATGACGGGAGTTCCCGAAGCCATCGAGCGCGAAGTGCGAACACATTCCATATTGTTCTCACGCATGATGTATGATGACGTTTATCTCTATGACCCCGCGTACTATAAAACCTCGGAAAAACTCATAGGGTATTACAGTGGGAAAAGAGAGCGGAGCTTAAGGGTCATGTCGAGGGATCGATTCGAAAAATTCTGCCTTACCCTCCCTGAAGACAGCGTGAGGTTCATCGACATCAGGAACGGGGAACCGCTCACCTTAACGGGAAAGCTTTGCACTGACGGCTTATTGATCCGAACATACGCCATATTCCCGCAGCTGAGGTGCCCCCGCAACCTTGAGGACTATGGAAGATACGAATCGTTCAGAAACAATGCGGAGAGGCTTGTGCGGGGTTTTGAGGTCGCTAACATCCGCGAACCGGCCTATGAAGCACTTCAAGCTGCAGTCGTGAAGGAGAATGCAATGAACCGGGATGAGAAGAGCGTATACGATAGATACCTCGATTTGAGAGCATTATCGGAGGCGCTCAGGAATAACTTGATGGAATTCCTGTCTTCAGATCATGAGAATTAG
- a CDS encoding glycosyltransferase family 2 protein, producing MTKNNQIIDISLVVLTYNRREALRRCLDSISRMRKGNTSFEVIVVDDGSETDNRPVIDQFKNSLDIRYFKKANEGVASTRNFGLSKSRGELVGFIADDYTLPDSYLTEVIEFFENHPEAMIITHNIRPTGPSVFRYVQSIYFQMTLIQMLDERDLNKDVVTSFSLPPSRGAVFRREIFEALGNFNEYFLTGEDGEFGMRMASRGIPVYFFPRKFIDHHEEKDLKGYLDQRIRYGGSFYRAVLARDGERTRKPTIYGISKSTIQKYYSWLKLSSAIGRGAEYLLLSPFVALFLIFYYAGFYSESRKTVPSYEPTQSRISG from the coding sequence ATGACGAAGAATAACCAGATAATCGATATATCACTCGTAGTTCTAACTTACAACCGCAGAGAAGCCTTGAGGAGATGTCTCGACTCGATATCCAGAATGAGAAAGGGGAATACATCGTTTGAGGTGATAGTAGTCGACGACGGATCTGAAACAGACAATCGCCCCGTTATCGATCAATTCAAGAACTCCCTCGATATCAGATATTTCAAGAAAGCAAACGAAGGCGTCGCCTCGACAAGGAACTTCGGCCTTAGCAAGTCGAGGGGAGAGCTCGTAGGATTTATCGCCGATGACTACACACTGCCGGACAGTTATCTGACGGAAGTGATCGAGTTTTTCGAGAACCATCCGGAAGCGATGATAATCACGCATAATATAAGACCCACGGGTCCGAGCGTGTTCAGGTACGTGCAGAGTATATATTTTCAGATGACATTGATTCAGATGCTGGACGAACGGGACCTCAACAAAGACGTTGTCACGAGCTTCAGCCTGCCGCCGTCGCGAGGCGCGGTTTTCAGGAGAGAGATATTCGAGGCACTTGGGAATTTCAACGAGTATTTTCTTACGGGTGAGGACGGAGAATTCGGCATGAGGATGGCATCCCGGGGCATACCGGTATATTTCTTCCCAAGGAAGTTTATCGATCATCACGAGGAAAAAGATCTTAAGGGTTACCTCGACCAGAGGATCAGGTACGGCGGGAGTTTTTACAGGGCGGTGCTGGCCCGTGACGGAGAAAGAACGAGAAAGCCCACAATATACGGAATTTCCAAATCGACAATCCAAAAATACTATTCCTGGTTAAAGCTGTCGAGCGCGATAGGCAGAGGAGCCGAATATCTTCTTTTATCCCCTTTCGTCGCTCTTTTCCTTATCTTTTATTACGCGGGATTTTATTCGGAGTCGCGGAAGACCGTACCTTCATACGAGCCGACACAGTCGCGGATTAGCGGTTGA
- the minE gene encoding cell division topological specificity factor MinE: MSLFGFFRRKKSANVAKERLRMVLSYERKDLPPNFTDKIQGDLINLFQKYPQFNLTNIEIKVKEGNQRDELYISIPFVDHGHH, from the coding sequence ATGTCATTATTCGGATTTTTCAGACGGAAAAAATCGGCTAACGTTGCGAAAGAAAGGCTCAGGATGGTGCTTTCCTACGAAAGGAAGGACCTGCCTCCGAATTTTACCGACAAGATTCAGGGCGATTTAATCAACCTGTTTCAGAAATACCCTCAGTTTAACCTGACCAACATAGAGATTAAGGTAAAGGAAGGAAACCAGCGGGACGAGCTGTATATATCTATTCCGTTTGTCGATCACGGCCATCACTGA
- the minC gene encoding septum site-determining protein MinC gives MGITVKGMTVPALLVKLDENISVEENISQIKDKLSSDFFKGSLAVIDYEGTKITEENLKKIEDAVRNSNTKFLGYKPALRLEKPQKTAVPADKQDIKTLKLINKNMRSGQNVEHEGDVLVIGDVNPGSYITASGNIVVMGTLRGIVHAGAGGDDSAIVIALKLRPQQLRIARWITRSPDVSDDPEYPEKAYVKNNQIFIEKIRS, from the coding sequence ATGGGAATAACAGTCAAGGGCATGACCGTACCGGCCTTACTGGTCAAGCTGGATGAAAATATATCCGTGGAAGAGAATATATCCCAGATAAAGGACAAGCTTTCGAGCGATTTTTTTAAGGGCTCCCTCGCCGTGATCGATTACGAAGGCACGAAGATTACCGAAGAGAATTTGAAGAAGATCGAGGATGCCGTCAGGAACTCGAACACGAAATTCCTCGGGTATAAGCCCGCTCTCAGGCTCGAAAAGCCGCAGAAGACGGCTGTCCCGGCGGATAAGCAGGACATCAAGACGCTCAAGCTGATAAACAAGAATATGCGGAGCGGGCAGAACGTGGAGCACGAGGGGGACGTGCTCGTGATAGGGGACGTGAATCCGGGCTCCTATATCACCGCGTCCGGAAATATCGTTGTCATGGGCACGCTGAGAGGGATCGTCCATGCGGGGGCGGGGGGGGACGACAGCGCTATAGTGATAGCGCTCAAGCTCAGGCCCCAGCAGCTCCGGATAGCGAGATGGATAACGAGGTCCCCTGACGTATCGGACGATCCGGAGTACCCGGAGAAAGCATATGTCAAAAACAACCAGATTTTTATTGAAAAAATTCGAAGCTGA
- the minD gene encoding septum site-determining protein MinD, whose product MTKVIVVTSGKGGVGKTTVTANLAAALASLGNRVLTIDADIGLRNLDMILGLENRIVYDIVDVVEGVIPPEKAFVKDKRSESLYLLPAAQTKNKESVSGEQLSAIVERVKFNFNFIFIDSPAGIEGGFRTAAAPAEEALVVVNPEVSSVRDADRVIGLLESMGKDKLNLIVNRIKSHQVKKGEMLSVEDIEDVLRIKKIGVIPDEEKMVDFTNKGEPIVLSDNSSAGTALKNIARRLMGEDIPFNELEEKKGFFSRLIGG is encoded by the coding sequence ATGACCAAAGTTATTGTTGTAACGTCCGGTAAGGGAGGGGTCGGTAAAACAACCGTAACGGCTAACCTTGCGGCCGCCCTCGCGTCTCTGGGCAACAGGGTGCTGACCATAGACGCGGACATAGGCCTCAGGAACCTCGACATGATTCTCGGCCTCGAGAACAGGATCGTCTACGATATCGTGGACGTCGTCGAAGGGGTGATACCCCCTGAGAAGGCTTTCGTGAAGGACAAGAGGAGCGAATCGCTTTATCTCCTGCCGGCGGCCCAGACCAAGAACAAGGAATCGGTGAGCGGCGAGCAGCTTTCAGCGATCGTCGAAAGGGTTAAATTTAATTTCAACTTTATATTCATTGACTCGCCGGCCGGCATTGAGGGCGGATTCAGAACGGCCGCTGCACCAGCCGAGGAAGCCCTCGTCGTGGTTAACCCGGAGGTCTCTTCCGTAAGGGACGCAGACCGCGTGATCGGGCTCCTCGAATCGATGGGCAAGGACAAGCTTAATCTGATCGTGAACAGGATAAAATCCCACCAGGTTAAGAAGGGGGAGATGCTCTCCGTCGAGGACATCGAAGACGTGCTCAGGATCAAGAAGATCGGTGTAATCCCGGATGAGGAGAAGATGGTCGATTTCACGAATAAAGGCGAGCCGATAGTGTTGTCCGACAACTCGAGCGCCGGCACCGCGCTAAAGAACATAGCCAGACGGCTCATGGGGGAGGATATACCGTTTAATGAGCTCGAAGAAAAGAAAGGATTTTTCAGCAGATTGATAGGGGGATGA
- a CDS encoding glycosyltransferase — translation MALFIESDFKSEHAGSILNRGIALSEGDAIFLITQPVILLPGLVVSYMKYLYSKESIGYVYGNYIEERAEGEEAVTAKTDNFDYSEASLIGSVHAMRREVFDAVGCYDSGLKYSFEYDLRLRVFERFEIARVEEPLYRVLHTAGSTGLTGPANTDRSYLDYSQEEEGEYRDACYASLKRRGAFLSGQPVRATEGTSKDPAGPEISVVIPLYNREKYIGRTIESVLKSEWKRYEIIIVDNGSTDGGFETASKYTGRGDITVLRSEIACNTAAALNTGIRHARGKYICQLDSDDLYTSDALSIMYDYMESNPGFALGVSYYDCIGPDDNVLEEYRVVKHEEYDRNNILRTDGVGAARIWRRTVLEEMNGFDEINLGSYAEDYDIVLRVTEKYDILRIPYVLYHYRINHKEIGEEADYILRHEKKTFARRSAVERRQMINGSLSRVWLVK, via the coding sequence TTGGCGTTGTTTATTGAATCGGATTTCAAATCGGAGCACGCAGGCAGCATCCTCAACAGGGGAATCGCACTCTCCGAAGGTGATGCGATTTTCCTGATAACCCAACCGGTGATTCTCCTTCCGGGCCTGGTAGTCAGCTATATGAAATATCTGTATTCTAAGGAATCGATAGGTTACGTATACGGCAATTACATCGAGGAAAGAGCGGAGGGCGAGGAAGCCGTGACGGCAAAAACCGATAATTTCGACTACTCGGAAGCGTCCTTGATAGGATCCGTACACGCCATGAGGAGAGAGGTGTTCGATGCGGTTGGTTGTTACGACAGCGGATTGAAATACTCTTTCGAATATGACCTCAGGTTAAGGGTTTTCGAGAGATTCGAGATAGCCCGGGTCGAGGAACCACTTTACAGGGTTTTACATACCGCCGGGAGCACGGGGTTAACAGGTCCCGCAAATACGGACCGCTCATATCTCGATTATAGTCAGGAGGAAGAAGGCGAGTACCGGGATGCCTGCTACGCCTCGCTTAAAAGGCGCGGGGCGTTTCTCTCCGGCCAGCCCGTCCGCGCGACGGAAGGCACATCGAAAGACCCGGCCGGGCCTGAGATAAGCGTCGTCATTCCTCTCTACAACCGTGAAAAATATATTGGGCGTACTATCGAAAGCGTTTTAAAGAGCGAGTGGAAAAGATACGAGATCATAATCGTGGACAACGGCTCCACGGACGGCGGCTTCGAAACCGCATCGAAGTACACCGGAAGGGGCGACATAACCGTCCTCAGGAGCGAAATCGCGTGCAACACTGCCGCCGCCCTAAATACGGGGATAAGGCACGCAAGGGGAAAGTATATTTGTCAGCTCGACTCGGACGACCTTTACACCTCCGATGCGCTTTCTATAATGTATGACTATATGGAATCCAACCCCGGATTCGCACTCGGCGTTTCCTATTACGACTGCATTGGGCCCGACGACAATGTGCTGGAGGAATACCGTGTCGTGAAACACGAGGAATACGACAGGAATAACATCCTCAGGACAGATGGAGTCGGCGCAGCCCGCATATGGAGACGAACCGTCCTCGAAGAGATGAACGGTTTTGACGAAATCAACCTCGGAAGCTACGCCGAGGATTACGACATCGTCCTGAGAGTGACCGAAAAATACGACATTTTACGCATACCTTATGTGCTTTACCATTACAGGATTAACCACAAGGAAATCGGAGAGGAAGCCGATTATATATTGAGACACGAAAAGAAAACCTTTGCGAGGAGATCGGCTGTTGAAAGAAGACAGATGATTAACGGCTCGCTTTCGAGAGTGTGGCTCGTAAAATGA
- a CDS encoding Gfo/Idh/MocA family oxidoreductase gives MTQNVNVGLIGCGRIASLVYLNFLSKIPGLRLAAIAEPDAVRREKAGVSAPGAALHTDYKELLREPDISAVIICLPNHLHSEAAVAAFEYGKHVYLEKPIAINSTQAEEVVRTWKKSGLAGMAGFNLRFNPVYRALREDIGSGAIGDAVFMRTVFTSSGRELPEWKKLRSTGGGALLDLASHHIDLVRFILNDEITQIFARTSSHRTEDDNAMLEYKTSGGIHVQSYFSINSVDEDKIKVYGTGGKLTADRYGSLNVRIESGESARRGRLSYLKQAARSLLRNPVSFKDKLLCPGKEPSFETAIGHFASAVRENRGVSPDLSDGLRCITILEAAEESARSGRMISL, from the coding sequence ATGACGCAGAACGTGAACGTCGGTCTCATCGGGTGCGGGCGTATCGCCAGCCTTGTTTACCTTAATTTTCTGAGCAAGATTCCCGGCCTGAGACTGGCCGCGATCGCCGAGCCAGACGCGGTGAGGAGAGAAAAGGCCGGAGTGTCCGCCCCAGGGGCGGCGCTCCACACGGACTACAAAGAGCTCCTCCGCGAGCCGGACATCAGCGCCGTCATCATCTGCCTGCCCAACCACTTGCACTCGGAGGCTGCGGTGGCTGCGTTTGAGTACGGCAAGCACGTCTATCTCGAAAAACCGATCGCTATTAACAGCACCCAGGCCGAGGAAGTCGTGAGGACATGGAAAAAGAGCGGTCTCGCGGGCATGGCGGGATTTAACCTCCGCTTCAACCCCGTATACCGGGCTCTCAGGGAGGACATCGGATCGGGGGCGATCGGGGACGCGGTCTTTATGCGGACGGTGTTCACGTCTTCGGGCAGGGAGCTCCCGGAATGGAAAAAGCTCAGGAGCACCGGAGGAGGGGCGCTCCTAGATCTCGCATCGCACCATATCGATCTGGTACGGTTTATACTGAATGACGAGATCACCCAAATATTCGCCCGTACAAGCTCGCACAGGACCGAGGACGATAACGCAATGCTCGAATATAAAACATCAGGCGGTATCCATGTCCAATCCTACTTCTCCATCAATTCCGTCGACGAAGACAAGATAAAGGTATACGGCACAGGGGGGAAGCTCACAGCCGACAGGTACGGCTCGCTCAATGTCAGAATAGAATCCGGCGAGTCAGCCCGGCGGGGAAGGCTGTCGTATCTAAAACAGGCGGCGCGTTCTCTGCTCCGGAACCCCGTGAGCTTCAAGGACAAGCTGCTGTGCCCGGGTAAAGAGCCTTCATTCGAGACGGCGATCGGTCATTTCGCGTCCGCCGTGAGGGAAAACCGCGGCGTCAGTCCCGACCTCTCCGACGGACTCAGGTGTATCACAATACTCGAAGCGGCGGAAGAATCAGCGAGGTCGGGCCGCATGATTTCATTATGA
- a CDS encoding glycosyltransferase family 4 protein has translation MKILLVNDYGIPLGGAEIQMLRLRQVLRERGHDARLFTSSVKNGYMNNEADYTCPGTASPFRTLLQTFNPWAYLSLRKVIREFRPDIIHVKIFLTQLSPLILPLLKNIPSLYHVAWYRPVCPTGTKLLPDGSLCTVRAGMPCYRNGCLPVRDWAPLMVQLKLFGQWRSSFNAILANSESVRDTLLQNGIGGVEVLHYGMPSKPDRASLDERPTVSFAGRLVREKGVDVLLRAFAKTAGMVPSARLLIAGEGPEREKIKLMISDLRLASKVTLLGRLPNPKIDEAFNSAWVQAVPSLWAEPFGITAVEAAMRGTAVVASGSGGLREIVEDGKSGFLVPPGDVDALAEKLLLLLKDKDLSASLGREGRIRAESRFGEQTFLNKLLDIYERLYAASK, from the coding sequence ATGAAAATCCTGCTCGTCAATGATTACGGGATTCCTCTGGGCGGGGCAGAGATACAGATGTTGAGGCTCCGTCAAGTGCTGAGAGAAAGAGGACACGACGCGAGATTATTCACGAGCAGCGTGAAGAACGGGTATATGAATAATGAAGCGGACTACACATGTCCCGGCACCGCTTCCCCGTTCCGCACGCTGCTACAGACCTTCAATCCCTGGGCATATCTCTCGCTCAGGAAAGTAATAAGAGAATTCAGGCCCGATATAATCCATGTCAAGATATTCCTGACCCAGCTCTCGCCGCTCATACTGCCGCTCCTGAAAAACATACCGTCCCTCTATCACGTAGCATGGTACCGCCCCGTCTGCCCCACGGGGACGAAACTACTCCCTGACGGAAGCCTCTGTACGGTGAGGGCGGGTATGCCGTGCTACAGGAACGGATGCCTTCCCGTGAGAGACTGGGCGCCTCTTATGGTTCAACTGAAACTATTCGGACAATGGCGTAGCTCATTCAACGCAATACTGGCCAACAGCGAGTCGGTCAGGGATACACTATTACAGAACGGCATCGGCGGGGTGGAGGTGCTGCACTACGGTATGCCGTCAAAACCCGATAGAGCCTCATTAGACGAGAGACCGACCGTCTCATTCGCCGGGCGTCTCGTGCGGGAAAAAGGCGTCGACGTATTGCTCCGCGCCTTCGCGAAAACAGCCGGTATGGTGCCATCAGCCAGGCTTCTGATCGCCGGTGAGGGACCTGAAAGAGAGAAAATAAAGCTCATGATTTCAGATTTGAGACTGGCTTCGAAAGTTACACTCCTTGGCCGTCTGCCAAATCCTAAAATCGACGAGGCTTTCAACAGTGCATGGGTCCAGGCGGTGCCATCACTATGGGCCGAGCCTTTCGGTATCACGGCTGTCGAGGCGGCTATGAGGGGGACGGCTGTGGTCGCGAGCGGCTCGGGGGGACTGAGAGAGATAGTCGAGGACGGAAAGAGCGGGTTTCTGGTGCCCCCGGGCGATGTAGACGCTCTTGCCGAAAAGCTGCTCCTCCTGCTCAAGGACAAGGATCTGTCCGCATCACTCGGGAGGGAGGGACGAATCAGAGCGGAATCAAGATTCGGCGAACAGACTTTTTTGAACAAGCTGCTCGATATATACGAGAGACTATATGCGGCATCTAAATAA
- a CDS encoding FKBP-type peptidyl-prolyl cis-trans isomerase, protein MSKKAERGDAVTFNYEGRIEDGSTFHTFEESPITVDLGSGSLVKGLEEGLIGMADGEEKEFRVSPENGYGVEKPELIHTIDSNLFAGTEITPEVGMVLKTPHGNCHITRMEEGKIEISYNHPLAGRTLDYRVKVIKVVKK, encoded by the coding sequence ATGAGCAAAAAAGCCGAGCGCGGCGATGCAGTCACTTTTAATTACGAGGGCAGGATAGAGGACGGCTCCACGTTTCACACCTTCGAGGAATCACCAATTACCGTAGATCTCGGCTCGGGGAGCCTGGTCAAGGGCCTCGAGGAAGGGCTTATCGGAATGGCCGACGGGGAGGAGAAGGAATTCAGGGTTTCACCGGAGAACGGATATGGAGTCGAAAAACCCGAGCTTATTCACACGATTGATTCGAATCTCTTTGCCGGGACCGAGATCACGCCCGAGGTCGGCATGGTGCTTAAGACCCCTCACGGCAATTGCCACATCACCAGGATGGAGGAGGGGAAGATCGAAATAAGCTACAACCATCCCCTTGCCGGAAGGACGCTCGATTACAGGGTCAAGGTAATAAAGGTCGTAAAAAAATAA